In the Heptranchias perlo isolate sHepPer1 unplaced genomic scaffold, sHepPer1.hap1 HAP1_SCAFFOLD_60, whole genome shotgun sequence genome, one interval contains:
- the LOC137316844 gene encoding histone H2A-like, whose protein sequence is MSGRGKTGGKARAKAKSRSSRAGLQFPVGRVHRLLRKGNYAERVGAGAPVYLAAVLEYLTAEILELAGNAARDNKKTRIIPRHLQLAIRNDEELNKLLGRVTIAQGGVLPNIQAVLLPKKTSTVSSKSK, encoded by the coding sequence atgtctggaagaggaaaaaccggcggtaaagctcgggccaaggccaagtctcgctcatcccgggccggactgcaattccctgtgggccgtgttcacaggctcctgcgaaaggggaactacgctgaacgtgtgggtgccggagccccggtctatctggctgctgtgctcgagtatctgacggctgaaatcctcgagctggccggcaacgcggcccgggacaacaagaagacccgcatcatccccagacacctgcagctggccatccgcaacgacgaggagctcaacaagctgctgggacgggtgaccatcgctcagggcggggtgctgcctaatatccaggccgtgctgctgccgaagaaaaccagcactgtgagctccaagagcaagtaa